The Microcoleus sp. FACHB-672 genome window below encodes:
- a CDS encoding IMS domain-containing protein: MRIPLDYYRILGLPIQATAEQLQQAHRDRSLQLPRREYSEVAILARKQLIDEAYAILSEPDQRQAYDASFLAKTYDLDSKGLGEPPAAGSDSPHSHADLHTPSIEIEDKQFVGALLILQELGEYELVLKLSQPSLSSGRFGLKVGRFGEPQLVGPDIILTVSLACLELGREQWQQGQYENAAVSLETGQELLLKDGLFPNVRGEMQADLYKLRPYRIMELLELSDEYVVERRRGLHLLRDMLQERGGIDGNGTDESGLSVDDFLRFVQQLRSYLTVAEQQSLFEVEARRPSAVATYLAVYALIARGFAQRQPILIRQAKLMLMRLGKRQDVHLEQAICALLLGQTEEASQALELSQEYETLDFIRKQSENAPDLLPGLCLYGERWLQEEVFPHFRDLANQQALLKDYFADERVQAYLESLPAEEEEASNEWFPVTTQLSPTPKKVEAKPLTQWEPVAAIASRANMATLSSASTGPTTVPSALSGSAEPPLVEAQHTPSPALNGSGANLGEPLHSESAATLPLTESNSERRQGRLRPDERARVPVATVPRPAAETEERRGNRSLRGWQRTSGKLLRSVKVERLIGLALVTLIALLVLGFLSARTLGWIADQLSRLSGPALEKDQPFLELRQPPVAIPDPDTNPLATTGPLSDSLAEQVIQKWFTTKAEALGPEHKVEQLEQILTGPALAKWQRWAKEAKEMNAYNEYQQSLNVQSVQMDKNDPNLAKVDAEVSEAAKSFEGGKLTDSRDDKFGVRYNLVRRDGQWLIQDWVVK, encoded by the coding sequence GTGCGAATCCCACTCGACTATTACCGGATTCTCGGCTTACCAATTCAGGCAACCGCTGAACAGTTGCAACAGGCTCATCGTGATCGCTCCCTACAGCTACCGCGACGGGAGTATTCTGAAGTGGCGATCTTGGCTCGTAAGCAACTTATCGACGAAGCTTATGCCATACTCAGTGAGCCAGACCAGCGTCAAGCTTACGATGCGAGCTTTCTGGCCAAAACCTATGACTTAGATTCTAAAGGCTTGGGTGAACCACCGGCAGCAGGGTCTGACTCCCCACACAGCCACGCCGATCTTCATACCCCTAGCATTGAGATTGAAGATAAGCAATTTGTGGGTGCCTTGCTGATTCTGCAAGAACTTGGGGAATATGAACTGGTTCTCAAGCTCAGTCAACCCTCTCTCAGTAGTGGCCGTTTTGGCTTAAAAGTAGGCCGGTTTGGAGAACCCCAGCTTGTTGGGCCAGACATCATATTAACGGTATCACTGGCTTGCTTAGAACTCGGTCGGGAACAATGGCAGCAGGGTCAGTACGAAAATGCAGCCGTCTCCCTCGAAACCGGCCAAGAACTGCTGTTAAAAGACGGTTTATTTCCGAACGTACGGGGGGAAATGCAAGCAGACCTCTACAAGCTGCGTCCCTACCGGATTATGGAATTGCTAGAGCTGAGCGACGAATATGTTGTTGAACGGCGCAGAGGCTTGCATCTGTTGCGAGATATGCTGCAAGAGCGAGGCGGGATAGACGGCAACGGCACCGATGAGTCCGGCTTGAGTGTCGATGACTTCTTGCGTTTTGTTCAACAATTGCGCTCTTATTTAACCGTCGCAGAACAGCAAAGTTTATTTGAAGTAGAGGCAAGGCGGCCTTCCGCTGTGGCGACTTACCTAGCAGTATACGCCCTGATCGCACGGGGATTTGCCCAAAGGCAGCCGATTTTGATTCGTCAGGCGAAACTGATGCTGATGCGGTTAGGCAAGCGTCAGGATGTACACTTGGAACAAGCGATTTGTGCGCTGCTGCTGGGGCAAACTGAAGAAGCGTCTCAAGCTTTAGAACTCAGCCAAGAGTACGAGACCCTGGATTTTATTCGCAAACAGTCTGAGAATGCTCCAGACTTGTTGCCCGGTCTTTGTTTATATGGAGAGCGCTGGTTGCAAGAAGAAGTGTTTCCCCACTTCCGAGACTTGGCGAATCAACAAGCATTGCTGAAAGATTATTTTGCCGATGAGCGGGTTCAAGCTTATTTGGAATCCCTGCCGGCTGAGGAAGAAGAAGCTAGCAATGAATGGTTTCCTGTGACAACTCAGCTAAGCCCCACGCCTAAGAAGGTGGAGGCCAAACCGCTGACGCAATGGGAGCCGGTGGCGGCCATTGCCTCGCGGGCTAATATGGCAACTTTGTCTTCAGCCTCAACCGGCCCGACAACGGTGCCGAGTGCCCTTAGCGGCAGTGCTGAGCCTCCCTTGGTTGAAGCTCAACACACGCCTTCTCCAGCCTTAAATGGCTCTGGGGCCAACTTAGGCGAACCCCTGCACAGCGAATCGGCTGCAACACTTCCCCTCACTGAGTCCAACTCGGAACGTCGGCAGGGACGGCTTCGGCCTGATGAAAGAGCACGGGTGCCAGTGGCTACTGTCCCTCGACCGGCAGCAGAAACTGAAGAACGGCGAGGCAACCGCTCTCTAAGAGGTTGGCAGCGTACCTCTGGAAAGCTACTGCGCTCTGTTAAAGTAGAGCGGCTGATTGGACTGGCATTGGTCACACTGATCGCTCTGCTCGTCCTTGGGTTTCTCAGCGCCAGAACCTTGGGCTGGATCGCTGATCAATTGAGTCGTTTGTCTGGTCCTGCATTGGAAAAAGACCAACCCTTCTTGGAGCTACGTCAGCCTCCAGTGGCAATTCCTGACCCCGATACTAACCCACTCGCTACCACTGGCCCACTTTCCGATTCCCTTGCCGAGCAAGTGATTCAAAAATGGTTCACCACGAAAGCAGAGGCTTTAGGGCCAGAACATAAAGTTGAGCAGTTAGAGCAAATTTTGACAGGGCCGGCTTTAGCGAAATGGCAGCGATGGGCAAAAGAAGCCAAGGAAATGAACGCCTACAACGAGTACCAACAAAGTCTCAATGTTCAATCGGTGCAAATGGATAAGAACGATCCCAATCTAGCCAAAGTTGATGCTGAAGTCAGTGAAGCCGCTAAGTCGTTTGAGGGCGGTAAGCTGACAGACTCACGCGATGACAAGTTTGGGGTTCGGTATAATTTGGTTCGCAGAGATGGCCAGTGGCTTATCCAAGATTGGGTTGTGAAATAG
- the pdhA gene encoding pyruvate dehydrogenase (acetyl-transferring) E1 component subunit alpha codes for MIQERTLPAFDTSSVQITKEEGLVLYEDMILGRFFEDKCAEMYYRGKMFGFVHLYNGQEAVSSGVIKAMRRDEDYVSSTYRDHVHALSAGVPAAEVMAELFGKATGCSKGRGGSMHMFSAEHRLLGGYAFVAEGIPVATGVALQTKYRREAMGDANADQVTACFFGDGACNNGQFFECLNMAALWKLPILFVVENNKWAIGMSHERATSEPEIYKKGAAFGMPGIEVDGMDVLAVYSTAKEAVARARAGEGPTLIEALTYRFRGHSLADPDELRSKEEKEFWFPRDPIKRLAAYLTEQNLATQDELKAIEKKIQGVVDHSVKFAEESPEPDPSELYRFIFAEDE; via the coding sequence ATGATTCAGGAACGGACTTTACCGGCATTTGATACAAGTTCAGTACAAATCACCAAAGAAGAAGGTTTGGTGCTGTACGAAGACATGATTCTAGGGCGTTTTTTTGAAGACAAATGCGCCGAAATGTATTACCGGGGCAAAATGTTTGGGTTTGTCCACCTCTACAATGGCCAAGAGGCTGTTTCTAGCGGCGTCATCAAGGCAATGCGCCGCGATGAGGATTATGTTAGCAGCACCTATCGTGATCACGTCCATGCCCTGAGTGCTGGGGTGCCGGCAGCAGAGGTGATGGCAGAGTTATTTGGTAAGGCGACAGGTTGCAGCAAGGGACGAGGCGGTTCCATGCATATGTTCTCTGCCGAACACCGGCTGCTGGGTGGCTACGCTTTTGTGGCTGAGGGAATCCCTGTAGCGACTGGCGTAGCGTTGCAAACCAAGTACCGGCGTGAAGCGATGGGTGATGCCAATGCTGATCAGGTAACGGCTTGCTTCTTTGGGGATGGTGCCTGCAATAACGGTCAATTTTTCGAGTGCTTAAATATGGCGGCACTGTGGAAACTGCCGATTTTATTTGTGGTGGAAAATAATAAGTGGGCAATTGGGATGTCTCACGAACGGGCAACTTCTGAACCAGAGATTTACAAGAAAGGTGCTGCGTTTGGGATGCCGGGGATTGAGGTAGACGGCATGGATGTGCTGGCAGTGTATTCAACGGCTAAAGAGGCGGTAGCCCGTGCCCGTGCCGGTGAGGGTCCAACTTTGATTGAGGCGCTGACTTATCGCTTCCGGGGACACTCTCTAGCCGATCCGGATGAATTGCGCTCGAAGGAAGAAAAAGAATTTTGGTTTCCCCGCGATCCGATTAAACGGTTAGCGGCTTACCTAACTGAGCAAAATCTGGCAACCCAGGACGAACTCAAGGCAATTGAGAAGAAGATTCAAGGAGTTGTGGATCATTCGGTGAAGTTTGCAGAGGAAAGTCCGGAACCTGATCCGAGTGAGCTTTACCGCTTTATTTTTGCTGAGGATGAGTAA